A part of Winslowiella toletana genomic DNA contains:
- the pntA gene encoding Re/Si-specific NAD(P)(+) transhydrogenase subunit alpha, whose translation MLIGVPKERLPNEARVAATPKTVEQLLKLGFSVAVESGAGKLASFDDAAFVAAGASITDAVNVWQADIVMKVNAPDDKEIELTRAGSTLISFIWPAQNPALLEKLAARQITVMSMDAVPRISRAQSLDALSSMANIAGYRAIVEAAHQFGRFFTGQITAAGKVPPAKVMVIGAGVAGLAAIGAAGSLGAIVRAFDTRPEVKEQVQSMGAEFLELDFEEEAGSGDGYAKVMSDAFIKAEMALFAAQAKEVDIIVTTALIPGRPAPKLITSDMVAAMKPGSVVVDLAAQTGGNCELTVADSVITTANGVKIIGYTDLPSRLPTQSSQLYGTNLVNLLKLLCKEKNGEIVIDFDDVVVRGVTVIREGEVTWPAPPIQVSAAPKAAQAEVKPLASEPEKPASPVRKYVLIALAIVLFACLANVAPAEFLSHFTVFALSCVVGYYVVWNVSHALHTPLMSVTNAISGIIVIGAVLQIGHGGWVTFLSFVAVLIASINIFGGFTVTQRMLKMFRKN comes from the coding sequence ATGTTAATTGGAGTACCGAAAGAGCGGTTGCCCAATGAAGCGCGAGTCGCTGCGACGCCAAAAACCGTCGAGCAGCTGTTAAAACTTGGCTTCAGTGTGGCGGTCGAAAGCGGCGCAGGTAAGCTGGCCAGTTTTGATGACGCGGCTTTCGTTGCGGCAGGCGCCAGCATTACGGATGCGGTCAACGTCTGGCAGGCTGATATTGTAATGAAGGTCAATGCACCTGACGATAAAGAGATTGAACTGACCCGTGCAGGCAGCACCTTAATCAGCTTTATCTGGCCTGCGCAGAATCCGGCGCTGCTGGAGAAACTGGCGGCGCGTCAGATCACGGTGATGTCGATGGATGCAGTGCCGCGTATTTCGCGCGCGCAATCCCTTGATGCGCTCAGTTCGATGGCCAATATCGCCGGTTATCGCGCGATTGTTGAAGCCGCACACCAGTTTGGCCGCTTCTTTACCGGCCAGATTACCGCTGCAGGTAAAGTGCCGCCGGCAAAAGTGATGGTGATCGGCGCGGGTGTCGCCGGTCTGGCGGCGATTGGCGCTGCTGGCAGCTTAGGCGCCATCGTCCGTGCATTCGATACCCGTCCTGAGGTCAAAGAGCAGGTGCAGAGTATGGGCGCCGAATTCCTTGAGCTGGATTTTGAAGAGGAAGCGGGTAGCGGCGACGGTTATGCCAAAGTGATGTCGGACGCCTTTATTAAGGCGGAGATGGCGCTGTTCGCTGCTCAGGCGAAAGAAGTGGATATTATTGTCACCACCGCGCTGATCCCGGGTCGTCCGGCGCCGAAGCTGATTACCAGCGACATGGTCGCTGCGATGAAGCCCGGTAGCGTGGTGGTTGATCTCGCCGCGCAGACCGGCGGCAACTGCGAACTGACAGTGGCGGATAGCGTCATCACCACCGCCAACGGCGTGAAGATTATCGGTTATACCGATCTGCCAAGCCGCCTGCCGACGCAGTCTTCACAGCTGTACGGCACCAATCTGGTGAATCTGCTGAAACTGCTGTGCAAAGAGAAAAACGGCGAAATCGTTATCGATTTCGATGATGTGGTGGTGCGCGGGGTGACTGTGATCCGTGAAGGTGAAGTCACCTGGCCGGCGCCACCGATTCAGGTTTCTGCGGCGCCGAAAGCGGCGCAGGCGGAGGTTAAACCGCTGGCGTCCGAGCCGGAAAAACCCGCCTCGCCAGTACGCAAATACGTGCTGATCGCGCTGGCGATCGTGCTGTTTGCCTGCCTTGCCAATGTCGCGCCAGCCGAGTTCCTGTCGCACTTTACCGTCTTTGCGCTCTCCTGCGTGGTCGGTTATTACGTGGTATGGAATGTCAGCCATGCGCTGCACACTCCGCTGATGTCAGTCACTAACGCCATTTCCGGGATTATCGTGATTGGCGCGGTACTGCAGATTGGTCACGGCGGCTGGGTAACCTTCCTGTCATTTGTGGCGGTGCTGATTGCCAGCATCAATATTTTCGGTGGATTCACCGTCACTCAGCGCATGCTGAAAATGTTCCGTAAGAACTAA
- the ydgH gene encoding DUF1471 family protein YdgH has product MKLKNTILATALLSLTTLTAHAAQELSPEKAASLKPFERINVSGRFNAIGDASEAVSKRADAMGAAAYYIQAINDTNGNGGNWRVTADLYKADAPAADNSPQYRVFNGVKELPKPEAYELEPFDTVSVSGFYRSQPDVNDAISKAAKEKGAASFFIVRQVDANSGGNQYITAYVYKADAAKRKVQSPNLIPADSEAGKAALAAGGAAAKNVEIPGVASSDTPSSKVGRFFETQTTTGQRYTVKLPNGTEIQEVNNITAAQMQPFDSVTFTGHFSTPTEISHEVARRAADKGAKFYHVTRQWQNQSGGNLTVTADLFK; this is encoded by the coding sequence ATGAAGCTGAAGAACACCATTCTGGCGACCGCCCTGTTGTCTCTTACAACATTAACCGCGCACGCGGCACAGGAGTTGTCTCCGGAAAAAGCGGCCTCGTTAAAGCCATTTGAACGTATCAATGTCTCTGGCCGTTTTAACGCCATTGGCGATGCCAGCGAAGCCGTGTCAAAACGCGCTGACGCCATGGGCGCCGCCGCTTACTATATTCAGGCGATCAACGATACTAACGGCAATGGCGGCAACTGGCGCGTCACCGCCGATCTGTATAAAGCTGATGCTCCTGCGGCAGATAACAGCCCCCAGTATCGCGTATTTAATGGCGTGAAAGAGCTGCCGAAACCTGAAGCTTATGAGCTGGAGCCTTTTGATACGGTCTCTGTCAGCGGTTTCTATCGCAGTCAGCCCGATGTCAATGACGCGATTTCGAAAGCGGCGAAAGAGAAAGGCGCAGCCTCCTTCTTTATCGTCCGTCAGGTTGACGCTAACAGCGGCGGTAATCAGTATATTACCGCTTATGTGTATAAAGCCGATGCGGCGAAACGCAAGGTGCAGAGTCCAAACCTGATCCCGGCGGACTCTGAAGCTGGTAAAGCCGCGCTGGCCGCGGGTGGCGCGGCAGCGAAAAACGTTGAGATCCCGGGTGTGGCCTCCTCTGATACGCCAAGCAGCAAGGTGGGACGTTTCTTCGAAACCCAGACCACCACTGGCCAGCGTTATACCGTCAAACTACCGAATGGCACCGAGATTCAGGAAGTGAACAATATCACTGCCGCACAGATGCAGCCATTTGACTCGGTGACCTTTACCGGTCATTTCAGCACCCCGACTGAAATTTCACACGAAGTAGCACGTCGTGCTGCTGATAAAGGCGCGAAGTTCTACCATGTAACCCGTCAGTGGCAGAACCAGAGTGGCGGTAACCTTACCGTGACCGCTGACCTGTTTAAATAA
- a CDS encoding amino acid permease — MDKKLGLTALTALVLSSMLGAGVFSLPQNMAAVASPAALLIGWLITGVGILLLSLAMLLLTRLKPELDGGIFTYARAGFGDLVGFCSAWGYWLCAVIANVSYLVIVFSALSFFTDSPGRVVFGDGNTWQAVLGASVLLWMVHWLVLRGVQTAASINLVATLGKLLPLGLFVLLAIAAFNLDRFSFDFSGVALGKPVWEQVKQTMLITLWVFIGVEGAVVVSARARNKRDVGRATLLAVVAALIVYLLVTLLSLGIVPRAELAEMRNPSMAGLMTRLIGSWGDVVIAAGLIVSVCGAYLSWTIMAAEVPLIAAQQGAFPRSLSRQNRRGAPAASLWLTNGSVQICLILIWLTHADYNTLLTIASEMILLPYLLVGAYLLQLARKLKKPSVTLVALGACAYGLWLLYASGPLHLLLSVVLYAPGLLLFLFARRGGRAQQNLSRVECGSIVLLMLAACPAMWVLIR, encoded by the coding sequence TTGGATAAAAAATTAGGTCTTACCGCCCTCACCGCGCTGGTGCTCAGCTCAATGCTGGGCGCCGGGGTGTTTAGCCTGCCACAGAATATGGCGGCGGTTGCCAGCCCTGCAGCGCTGCTGATTGGCTGGCTGATTACCGGCGTTGGCATTTTGCTGTTATCACTGGCGATGCTGCTGCTGACGCGCCTGAAACCTGAGCTTGATGGCGGCATCTTTACCTATGCGCGCGCCGGGTTTGGCGATCTGGTGGGCTTCTGCTCCGCCTGGGGCTACTGGTTGTGTGCCGTCATTGCTAATGTCTCCTACCTGGTGATTGTATTTTCGGCGCTGAGCTTTTTCACAGACTCGCCGGGACGGGTGGTATTTGGCGACGGCAATACCTGGCAGGCGGTGCTTGGTGCTTCGGTGCTGCTATGGATGGTGCACTGGCTGGTACTGCGCGGCGTACAGACCGCAGCGAGCATTAATCTGGTGGCGACGCTGGGTAAGCTGTTGCCGCTGGGGCTGTTTGTGCTGCTGGCGATCGCGGCCTTTAACCTTGATCGCTTTAGCTTTGACTTTAGCGGCGTGGCGCTGGGCAAGCCGGTGTGGGAGCAGGTTAAACAGACCATGCTGATCACCCTGTGGGTATTTATCGGTGTGGAAGGCGCGGTGGTAGTTTCCGCGCGTGCGCGCAATAAGCGGGATGTTGGCCGCGCCACGCTGCTGGCGGTAGTTGCCGCGCTGATTGTTTATCTGCTGGTGACGCTGTTATCGCTGGGAATTGTGCCGCGAGCCGAGCTGGCGGAGATGCGTAATCCATCAATGGCGGGGCTGATGACGCGTTTGATCGGCTCCTGGGGCGACGTGGTAATTGCTGCCGGACTGATTGTATCAGTCTGTGGCGCCTATCTTAGCTGGACCATTATGGCGGCAGAAGTGCCGTTGATCGCGGCACAGCAAGGCGCTTTTCCACGCTCGTTAAGCCGGCAGAATCGCCGCGGCGCCCCGGCAGCCTCACTGTGGCTGACTAACGGCAGTGTTCAGATCTGCCTGATTCTGATCTGGCTGACCCATGCTGATTACAACACCCTGCTGACCATTGCATCAGAGATGATTCTGCTGCCTTATTTGCTGGTCGGTGCTTATCTGTTGCAGCTGGCGCGCAAACTCAAGAAACCGTCAGTAACGCTGGTTGCGCTGGGAGCCTGCGCATACGGTTTATGGTTGCTGTATGCCTCTGGTCCGCTGCATTTGCTGCTGTCGGTGGTGCTGTATGCGCCGGGTCTGCTGCTGTTTCTGTTTGCCCGCCGCGGAGGACGCGCGCAGCAAAACCTGAGCCGTGTCGAGTGTGGTTCAATTGTGCTGCTGATGCTGGCAGCCTGTCCGGCGATGTGGGTATTAATCAGATAG
- the rstA gene encoding two-component system response regulator RstA, which produces MSKIVFVEDDHDVGELIAAYLGRHGIDVIVEGRGDRAEQVIAEATPDLVMLDIMLPGKDGMTLCRDLRASWSGPIVLLTSLDSDMNHILALEMGANDYILKTTPPAVLLARLRLHLRQAGSNSGREEIAPMQSGHKALRFGSLFIDPVNRQVALFEENITLSTADFDLLWELATHAGQTLNRDALLKTLRGVSYDGMDRSIDVAISRLRKKLHDSATEPYRIKTIRNKGYLFAPHAWESHSA; this is translated from the coding sequence ATGAGCAAAATTGTATTCGTTGAAGATGACCACGATGTTGGCGAGCTGATTGCCGCTTATCTCGGGCGTCATGGAATTGATGTTATTGTTGAAGGTCGTGGCGACCGGGCTGAACAGGTGATTGCCGAAGCCACGCCGGATCTGGTGATGCTGGATATTATGTTACCCGGTAAAGATGGCATGACGCTGTGTCGCGACCTGCGCGCCAGCTGGTCCGGCCCTATTGTGCTGCTGACCTCTCTCGACAGTGATATGAACCATATTCTGGCACTGGAGATGGGCGCCAATGACTATATCCTGAAAACCACGCCGCCAGCGGTGCTGCTGGCACGCCTGCGCCTGCATTTGCGCCAGGCGGGCAGCAACAGCGGCCGGGAAGAGATAGCCCCGATGCAGTCAGGCCATAAAGCACTGCGCTTTGGTTCGCTGTTTATCGATCCGGTTAACCGTCAGGTCGCCCTCTTTGAGGAGAATATCACCCTCTCCACCGCCGACTTCGACCTGCTCTGGGAGCTGGCGACCCATGCCGGACAGACTCTTAACCGTGACGCGCTGCTGAAAACCTTACGTGGCGTCAGCTATGACGGTATGGATCGCAGTATTGACGTCGCTATCTCACGTCTGCGTAAAAAGCTGCACGACAGCGCCACTGAGCCTTACCGGATCAAAACCATCCGTAATAAAGGTTATCTGTTTGCACCACACGCCTGGGAAAGCCACAGCGCATGA
- the rstB gene encoding two-component system sensor histidine kinase RstB: MRKLFIQFYLLLFVCFLVMAMLVGLVYKYTAERAGRQSMDDLMKSSLYLMRSELREIPLRDWNKTINKLDLNLSFKLHIEPLSKIKLDAPAMHRLRAGEIVALDDEYTFMQHIPRSHYVLVVGPIPYLFFLHQMRILDIVLLAFIGLSLALPVFIWMRPHWKDMLKLESAAQRFGQGHLNERIHFDSASSLIRLGVAFNQMADNINTLVASKKQLIDGIAHELRTPLVRLRYRLEMSDNLTPAESAALNRDIGQLEALIEELLTYARLDRPKVDLTLRQFDLAEWLQERLDDIRPLHPGHQITLDTPQRENVGIADARLMERVLDNLVNNALRYADKQLRVGLWFDGNTACLQVEDDGPGIPLAERQRVFEPFVRLDPSRDRATGGCGLGLAIVHSIAQALGGFVIIDSSALGGASVRFCWPVDLPLRNTEPA, encoded by the coding sequence ATGAGAAAGTTATTTATACAGTTTTACCTGCTGCTGTTCGTCTGTTTTCTGGTGATGGCGATGCTGGTCGGACTGGTTTACAAATATACCGCCGAACGCGCCGGACGTCAGTCGATGGACGACCTGATGAAAAGTTCGCTCTATCTGATGCGCAGTGAGTTACGCGAGATCCCGCTGCGTGACTGGAATAAAACCATCAATAAGCTCGACCTGAATCTCTCATTTAAACTGCATATTGAACCACTCAGTAAAATTAAGCTGGATGCGCCGGCGATGCATCGTCTGCGTGCCGGTGAGATCGTCGCGCTCGACGATGAATATACCTTTATGCAGCATATTCCTCGCAGCCACTATGTACTGGTGGTCGGGCCAATCCCCTATCTGTTCTTCCTGCACCAGATGCGTATTCTCGATATCGTGCTGCTGGCGTTTATCGGCCTGTCGCTGGCGCTGCCGGTATTTATCTGGATGCGCCCGCACTGGAAAGATATGCTGAAACTGGAGTCCGCCGCGCAGCGCTTTGGTCAGGGGCATCTGAACGAACGCATCCATTTTGACAGCGCATCCAGTCTGATCCGCCTTGGCGTGGCCTTTAACCAGATGGCCGACAATATCAACACGCTGGTGGCCAGTAAGAAGCAGCTGATTGACGGCATCGCCCATGAACTGCGCACGCCGCTGGTGCGCCTGCGCTACCGGCTGGAGATGAGTGATAATCTGACGCCAGCCGAGTCCGCCGCCCTTAATCGCGATATTGGCCAGCTGGAAGCCCTGATTGAAGAGCTGCTGACTTACGCCCGTCTCGACCGCCCTAAAGTCGACCTGACGCTGCGCCAGTTCGATCTGGCCGAATGGTTGCAGGAACGTCTCGACGATATTCGCCCGCTGCATCCCGGGCATCAGATCACCCTTGATACGCCACAACGCGAAAATGTCGGCATCGCCGATGCGCGTCTGATGGAACGGGTGCTGGATAATCTGGTGAATAACGCGCTGCGCTATGCCGATAAACAGCTGCGCGTCGGACTGTGGTTTGACGGTAATACCGCCTGTTTACAGGTTGAAGATGATGGTCCGGGTATTCCGCTGGCCGAACGTCAGCGGGTATTTGAGCCTTTTGTACGTCTCGATCCCAGCCGCGATCGCGCCACTGGCGGGTGCGGTTTAGGTCTGGCGATTGTCCATTCCATTGCCCAGGCGTTGGGCGGTTTTGTGATTATTGACAGTAGCGCGCTCGGCGGCGCCAGCGTTCGCTTTTGCTGGCCGGTTGATTTACCCTTGCGGAACACAGAGCCGGCATAA
- a CDS encoding carboxypeptidase M32, translating into MTSAYQHLSKTFQRLSRFGHLSAIAGWDMQTMMPAGGSQARGEALAELSVLQHEILTAKQVGSWLDQAEQESLNDVESANLSEMRRAWQQAALLPAALVEAKSIAGSRCEHAWRQQRPANDWQGFSANLKEVVKLSREEAEIRAQANGCSRYDALLDVFEPGMTSAKLDKTFGDLKLWLPELLQRIVAKQAQEPVERPTGPFAIEAQRQLGLSIMQQLGFDFNAGRLDVSAHPFCGGVPEDVRITTRYKQDEFLSAMMGVIHETGHARYEQNLPKQWLGQPVAHARSTAIHESQSLFFEMQLARSADFLQLILPQVVAQMGAQPALNPGNFVRLNQRVKPGFIRVDADEVSYPAHVILRYEIERALIGGEIEVDDIPAVWQEKMQAYLGIDTRGNYRDGCMQDIHWTDGAFGYFPTYTLGAMYAAQLFQAVKRALPQLESQIRSGDLQPIFDWLQQNIWQHGSRFSTQQLITHATGEDLNPAYFRQHLENRYLHN; encoded by the coding sequence GTGACATCTGCTTATCAGCATCTGAGCAAAACCTTCCAGCGCCTGTCGCGCTTTGGCCATCTGTCAGCCATTGCGGGCTGGGATATGCAAACCATGATGCCCGCAGGCGGCAGCCAGGCGCGCGGTGAAGCGCTGGCGGAACTGAGCGTGCTGCAGCATGAAATTCTGACGGCAAAACAGGTCGGCAGCTGGCTGGATCAGGCGGAACAGGAATCGCTGAATGATGTTGAGTCGGCTAACCTGTCGGAAATGCGCCGTGCGTGGCAGCAGGCTGCCCTGTTGCCAGCAGCGCTGGTAGAAGCCAAATCGATTGCCGGTTCACGTTGCGAACACGCCTGGCGTCAGCAGCGTCCGGCCAATGACTGGCAGGGTTTCTCCGCCAATCTGAAAGAGGTGGTGAAACTTAGCCGGGAAGAAGCGGAAATCCGCGCGCAGGCCAACGGTTGCTCGCGCTATGACGCCCTGCTGGACGTGTTTGAACCGGGGATGACCAGTGCGAAACTGGATAAAACTTTTGGTGATTTAAAACTGTGGTTACCTGAATTGTTGCAGCGCATTGTGGCAAAACAGGCGCAGGAACCGGTTGAGCGTCCGACCGGCCCCTTTGCTATCGAAGCGCAGCGCCAGCTTGGTCTGAGCATTATGCAGCAGCTGGGCTTTGATTTTAATGCCGGCCGCCTCGACGTCAGCGCCCACCCGTTCTGCGGCGGCGTGCCGGAAGATGTGCGCATCACCACCCGCTATAAACAGGATGAGTTTCTCAGCGCCATGATGGGCGTGATTCATGAAACCGGCCATGCCCGCTACGAGCAAAATCTGCCGAAGCAGTGGCTCGGCCAGCCGGTGGCGCATGCCCGTTCCACCGCGATCCACGAATCGCAGAGTCTGTTTTTTGAGATGCAGCTGGCGCGCAGTGCTGATTTTCTGCAGCTGATTCTGCCGCAGGTGGTGGCGCAGATGGGGGCGCAACCGGCATTAAACCCCGGCAATTTTGTGCGTCTTAATCAGCGTGTAAAACCTGGTTTTATTCGCGTTGATGCTGATGAGGTCAGTTATCCGGCGCATGTGATCCTGCGTTATGAGATTGAGCGCGCGCTGATTGGCGGTGAAATTGAGGTCGACGATATTCCGGCTGTCTGGCAGGAGAAGATGCAGGCGTATCTGGGGATTGATACCCGCGGCAATTATCGTGACGGCTGTATGCAGGATATTCACTGGACCGATGGCGCCTTTGGCTACTTCCCGACTTACACGCTTGGCGCGATGTATGCCGCCCAGCTTTTCCAGGCCGTAAAACGCGCGCTGCCGCAGCTTGAGAGCCAGATTCGCAGTGGTGATTTACAGCCGATCTTTGACTGGTTACAGCAAAATATCTGGCAGCATGGCAGCCGTTTCAGCACCCAACAGCTGATTACCCATGCCACGGGCGAAGATCTGAATCCGGCATATTTCCGTCAGCACCTGGAAAACCGTTATCTGCATAACTAA
- the asr gene encoding acid resistance repetitive basic protein Asr — translation MKKLVSLVVAAAMGLSSVAFAAETTPAPAAAPAATTAAPAKVAAHKTVHHKKHKKAAVQKAQAAKKVHKKAAKKPVAQKAQAAKKVHHKKATKPVAQKAQAAKKLHKKTAKKPVAQKAQAAKKVHHKKVAKKAAATPAA, via the coding sequence ATGAAAAAATTAGTTTCTCTGGTTGTTGCCGCTGCTATGGGTCTGTCTTCAGTTGCTTTTGCTGCTGAGACCACACCAGCTCCGGCTGCTGCGCCTGCAGCAACCACCGCAGCGCCAGCTAAAGTTGCTGCACACAAAACTGTGCATCACAAAAAACACAAAAAAGCCGCTGTGCAGAAAGCACAGGCAGCAAAAAAAGTGCATAAGAAAGCCGCTAAAAAACCTGTAGCGCAGAAAGCTCAGGCAGCGAAAAAAGTGCACCACAAAAAAGCCACTAAGCCAGTTGCCCAGAAAGCGCAGGCAGCAAAAAAACTGCACAAGAAAACCGCTAAGAAACCTGTAGCGCAGAAAGCGCAGGCAGCGAAAAAAGTGCACCACAAGAAAGTCGCCAAAAAAGCTGCTGCCACTCCAGCCGCATAA
- a CDS encoding trypsin-like serine peptidase — protein sequence MRITAVLLMGLLSLAFYSHADDDSLSEDDAQTLFFGHDDRQPVAATASVPWEAIGQLETASGNLCSATLISAHLALTAGHCLLAPPGKLDKPVALRFIASNGDWRYEIHDIEARVDPALGNKLQADGDGWIVPAAAAPYDYGLIVLRNPPSGITPVPLFAGSRSDLTAALKAVDRRVTQAGYPEDHLDTLYSHSDCLVTGWAQRSVLSHQCDTLPGDSGSPLLLKTDDGWQLIAVQSSAPAAKDRYRADNRAISVTAFRDQLEKLAL from the coding sequence ATGCGCATAACGGCTGTGTTGTTGATGGGATTGCTGTCACTGGCATTTTATTCCCATGCTGATGATGATTCGCTGAGCGAAGATGATGCTCAGACTCTGTTTTTTGGCCATGACGATCGTCAGCCAGTGGCTGCGACGGCCAGTGTACCGTGGGAGGCGATTGGTCAGCTGGAGACCGCAAGCGGCAACCTGTGCAGCGCCACTTTAATTTCTGCGCATCTGGCGCTGACGGCGGGTCATTGTTTACTGGCGCCGCCCGGTAAGCTGGACAAGCCGGTGGCATTGCGTTTTATCGCCAGCAACGGTGACTGGCGCTATGAGATCCACGATATTGAAGCGCGGGTTGATCCGGCGTTAGGCAACAAGTTGCAGGCTGACGGCGACGGCTGGATCGTGCCCGCTGCGGCGGCGCCCTACGATTACGGCCTGATTGTGCTGCGCAATCCGCCATCGGGGATTACGCCAGTGCCACTGTTTGCTGGTTCACGTTCTGACCTGACGGCGGCGTTAAAAGCCGTCGATCGACGCGTCACGCAGGCCGGTTATCCGGAAGATCATCTCGACACCCTTTACTCACACAGTGATTGTCTGGTGACCGGCTGGGCCCAGCGTTCGGTGTTATCGCATCAGTGCGATACGCTGCCGGGCGATAGCGGTTCGCCGCTGCTGTTAAAGACCGACGATGGCTGGCAGTTAATTGCGGTGCAAAGTTCAGCACCAGCGGCGAAAGACCGCTACCGCGCCGACAACCGGGCAATTTCCGTCACTGCATTCCGCGATCAGCTGGAAAAGTTAGCGCTGTAA
- a CDS encoding type II toxin-antitoxin system RelE/ParE family toxin: MIKSFKHKGLERFFKTGSTAGIQPKHSVKIQIQLTALNAAKRPDDMGAPGWQLHPLKGVELKGHWAISVNGNWRITFRFEGEDAILVDYQDYH, translated from the coding sequence ATGATTAAGAGCTTTAAACATAAAGGACTTGAGCGCTTCTTCAAAACTGGCTCTACTGCAGGCATTCAGCCAAAGCATTCGGTAAAAATACAGATTCAGCTTACCGCGCTTAACGCGGCCAAACGGCCTGACGATATGGGTGCACCTGGATGGCAGCTGCACCCACTTAAAGGTGTAGAACTAAAAGGCCATTGGGCGATTTCAGTTAATGGTAACTGGCGGATAACATTCCGATTCGAGGGCGAAGACGCAATACTTGTCGACTATCAGGATTATCACTAA
- a CDS encoding HigA family addiction module antitoxin, with the protein MTRMHNPAHPGIVLREYLGDVTITHAAEALGITRAALSRILNGSAGISADMALRLETAIGTSAEMWMVMQGQYDIWQASQKPRPEIKPIIQHA; encoded by the coding sequence ATGACCAGAATGCATAACCCGGCACACCCGGGAATTGTTCTGCGTGAGTATCTGGGCGATGTCACCATTACCCACGCGGCGGAAGCACTGGGTATTACACGGGCGGCACTTTCCCGTATCCTTAATGGTTCAGCTGGCATTAGCGCAGATATGGCTTTACGTCTTGAAACCGCAATTGGCACCAGCGCCGAAATGTGGATGGTTATGCAGGGACAATATGATATCTGGCAGGCATCGCAGAAACCGCGTCCGGAGATTAAACCGATTATTCAGCATGCCTGA